A window of Streptomyces gilvosporeus contains these coding sequences:
- a CDS encoding type III PLP-dependent enzyme gives MRPALLHHVRQMTDDDLPAYVYDLPSLREHVRAIRAALPDRVELLYAAKANSDPRLLHTLAGHVDGFEVASGGELRHVRRLFPDTPIAFGGPGKTPAELAQALNAGVHRLHVESAHELRLLTTVLGNRTIDILLRVNLPVTLGPVALAMGGQPSPFGLDPTQLDQCLAVIAADRRIRLRGLHVHLASGLDARAQLALANEVLAWADDWADTRVLGLTEINIGGGMGVDYARPQQVFDWPAFGAGLRAALARHPELTLRIEPGRSLTAYCGWYVTQVLDVKRSHGQPFAVLRGGTHHLRTPAAKQHDQPFEVIPDDVWFHPWDRPEAYDEAVTLVGQLCTPKDVLARGVTVERLRAGDRVAFAMAGAYAWNISHHQFLMHPHPTFHHVDEAETAHVTEQAGAVEKADVATASVGGMSVRPAS, from the coding sequence ATGAGGCCCGCACTGCTCCACCACGTCCGCCAGATGACCGACGACGATCTGCCCGCCTACGTCTATGACCTGCCGAGCCTGCGCGAGCACGTCCGCGCGATCCGGGCGGCCCTTCCCGATCGCGTCGAGCTGCTGTACGCGGCCAAGGCGAACTCCGATCCCCGGTTGCTGCACACACTGGCCGGGCACGTCGACGGCTTCGAAGTGGCCTCCGGCGGCGAACTGCGCCACGTCCGCAGGCTCTTCCCCGACACGCCGATCGCCTTCGGCGGCCCCGGCAAAACACCGGCCGAGCTGGCCCAGGCGCTGAACGCGGGCGTACACCGCCTGCACGTCGAAAGCGCACACGAACTGCGCCTCCTCACCACCGTACTGGGCAACCGCACCATCGACATCCTGCTGCGCGTCAACCTGCCGGTCACCCTCGGTCCGGTCGCTCTCGCCATGGGCGGGCAGCCCAGCCCCTTCGGACTGGATCCCACACAGCTGGACCAGTGCCTGGCGGTCATCGCCGCCGACCGGCGCATCCGGCTGCGCGGCCTCCACGTCCACCTGGCCAGCGGACTGGACGCTCGCGCCCAACTCGCCCTGGCCAACGAGGTCCTGGCCTGGGCGGACGACTGGGCCGACACCCGGGTTCTCGGCCTGACCGAGATCAACATCGGTGGTGGGATGGGCGTCGACTACGCCCGGCCCCAGCAGGTCTTCGACTGGCCGGCCTTCGGCGCCGGCCTGCGCGCCGCCCTGGCCCGTCATCCCGAGCTCACGCTGCGGATCGAGCCCGGCCGCTCGCTCACCGCCTACTGCGGCTGGTACGTCACCCAGGTCCTGGACGTCAAACGCAGTCACGGCCAGCCGTTCGCCGTCCTGCGCGGCGGCACGCACCATCTGCGTACGCCCGCCGCCAAGCAGCACGACCAGCCCTTCGAAGTGATCCCGGACGATGTCTGGTTCCACCCCTGGGACCGTCCCGAGGCGTATGACGAAGCGGTGACGCTGGTCGGGCAACTGTGCACGCCCAAGGACGTCCTGGCCCGCGGGGTCACGGTGGAACGGTTGCGCGCCGGAGACCGGGTCGCGTTCGCCATGGCGGGCGCCTACGCCTGGAACATCTCCCACCATCAGTTCCTCATGCACCCCCATCCGACCTTCCACCACGTCGACGAAGCGGAGACCGCCCACGTGACGGAGCAGGCCGGTGCGGTGGAGAAGGCCGACGTGGCGACGGCGTCCGTCGGCGGCATGTCCGTCCGCCCGGCGTCATGA
- a CDS encoding MFS transporter, which produces MSLCRRVHAHVRVRARARRRREAPSPALATLTVRNFRRYLIGQLTSNVGTWMQRAAQDLLVLHLTGNSGSAVGIVTALQFLPQTLFGLTGGVLADRFPKRRLLLITQTAMAVQSLLLGVLTVTEAVNLPAVYALAFALGTATAMDTPARNAFISELVARERVPAAVGLNSAQFNIARTLGPAIAGLTVAAAGTGPVFLLNAASYLAVLYGLLTIRPAELSSPGPPRHGGTRLRDAFRHIRSTPDLLLPITLIGVVGTFGLNFQVTTSLMAITVFHSGAVAFGYLSAAYATGSLIGALRGAGRGQLPTAPRLITATMVFGVLEAVLGLMPGYGTFLALLIPTGFAAVTVTTTANSLTQLHADPGLRGRVMSVYFLVLFGGTPIGAPLVGLVSDTLGARSTLILAGIVSAASALALPALVTARTRRLARSRKPVAPADAPLTDTPGPALSGKGPTHQSTS; this is translated from the coding sequence ATGAGCCTCTGCCGCCGCGTCCACGCCCACGTCCGCGTCCGTGCCCGTGCACGTCGTCGTCGCGAGGCTCCGAGTCCGGCGCTCGCCACGCTCACCGTCCGGAACTTCCGCCGCTACCTGATCGGACAGCTGACCTCCAACGTCGGCACCTGGATGCAGCGCGCCGCCCAGGACCTGCTCGTCCTCCACCTCACCGGCAACAGCGGCAGCGCCGTCGGCATCGTGACGGCATTGCAGTTCCTGCCCCAGACGTTGTTCGGCCTGACCGGCGGCGTCCTTGCCGACCGCTTCCCCAAGCGCCGGCTGCTGCTGATCACGCAGACGGCCATGGCGGTGCAATCGCTGCTGCTCGGCGTCCTGACCGTGACCGAGGCGGTGAACCTGCCCGCCGTGTATGCCCTGGCGTTCGCTCTCGGTACCGCCACCGCCATGGACACTCCCGCCCGCAACGCCTTCATCTCCGAACTGGTCGCCCGCGAGCGGGTGCCCGCCGCGGTCGGCCTGAACTCCGCCCAGTTCAACATCGCCCGTACCCTCGGCCCGGCCATCGCCGGCCTGACGGTCGCCGCCGCCGGCACCGGCCCGGTGTTCCTCCTCAACGCCGCGTCGTATCTGGCCGTCCTGTACGGGCTGCTCACCATCCGTCCTGCCGAACTGAGCAGCCCGGGCCCGCCCCGGCACGGCGGGACACGACTCCGCGACGCCTTCCGCCACATCAGATCCACCCCGGACCTGCTTCTGCCCATCACGCTCATCGGAGTCGTCGGCACCTTCGGCCTCAACTTCCAGGTCACCACCTCCCTCATGGCGATCACGGTCTTCCACTCCGGCGCCGTCGCCTTCGGCTACCTCTCGGCCGCCTACGCCACCGGCAGCCTCATCGGCGCGCTCCGCGGCGCCGGCCGCGGACAGCTCCCCACCGCACCACGCCTGATCACGGCCACGATGGTCTTCGGGGTGCTGGAAGCCGTGCTGGGCCTGATGCCCGGCTACGGCACGTTCCTGGCCCTGCTGATCCCGACCGGTTTCGCCGCGGTCACCGTGACCACGACCGCCAACTCCCTGACCCAGCTGCACGCCGACCCAGGTCTGCGCGGCCGCGTCATGTCCGTCTACTTCCTCGTCCTCTTCGGCGGAACGCCAATCGGCGCCCCCCTCGTCGGCCTGGTGTCCGACACCCTCGGCGCCCGCTCCACCCTGATCCTCGCCGGTATCGTCTCGGCGGCCTCCGCGCTCGCCCTCCCCGCACTGGTCACCGCGCGCACCCGACGGCTGGCTCGGAGCAGGAAGCCGGTCGCGCCGGCCGATGCACCCCTCACCGACACCCCCGGGCCGGCGCTCTCCGGCAAGGGGCCGACCCA